ATCCATAGCTGACCATTAACCATTAAGACTCTCATGGAGGTTCACAGGTTCAGCATCCAAGTGAAAATGCTTCACTTTGTCCAAAGTAAGCAGCTGTCTGGTGAGACAGACTCGGAGCAGTCACTGAGACAGTTTAGCACACTGGCAATCCCAAGCCCCAGACTGCGAGTACACTGGAGTTTCCTTTAATTATTGCGCGTTCAAACATCGCCTTAAGAGACTGACACGCGCCTGCGCAGGTGAGCTCTTACCTGTACCACTCCAGTCCTCTGTCATAGTTCCTGTCGAAGAAGTGCGTCTCAGTCCCAGCTGCGCGCACGTCTGGGTGGATCCTGATGAACTCCAGGACGGCTCTCGTGCCTCCCTTTTTCACGCCAACTATGATGGCGTTCGGCAACTTCTTGTTGCCAAACTTCAGATTGCTCATGGGGGGGCTGGGCGTGTCGTTCAGGACGATGTGAAGGGCGGAGGGGGGTCTTTGGTCGGTTTTCGGCCGAGACGCCTCGCCGCCGCTCGTCCTCACATCCAGCGGTAAGAGGCAGGAGATGGATTTCTGAAGGCGTCTTTTGGCTCCATCGGCGCGCTGGCAGCTGGGCATGGGATCACCTGACTTTTGCACGGGGAATAGTGAATTCCCTTCGGGGAACAGAGCGCAGTAGCACAAATACGAAAGGAGAAGGGACAGCAAGAAAATAGTTGTTCCTCTGAGGCGGTGCGAGAAGGGGAGAAGTCGAGTGAAGAGGAGCACCCATGCCATCTCTCCATGGATATGAACAGTGCATGATTTTCTAACTGATCTTGCCACCCTGATTGTGTAAGTCGCTTCAGTGGATGGGCTGTCCACTGactcaggaaaaaaatagaaaacttcTTTCATATAACAGTCCTTCCATCACATTAACACAATCCGTCCGAGTCCCGTCTCCTCTGCCCATTCAGTGTGAAGCTGCCCTTCGCTGTGCGCAGAGTTAAGAAGAGGCATCCTGCGTTAAACGTCCCGGACGTCCCCATGGTCATCGGTGGAGAAGCAGGAGGGAGTGCGCTCTCCTGCAACTTGGAGCGGACTGTCGGCTCCAAACCAGCTGAGCGGCGGGATAATACTTCAACACAGTGACGTCAGAGTGTCTttgcgttaaaaaaaaataaaaaataaaataaatcagctgcttgcgttttgtttctttttggcaCATCGTGTAACTGCTGAAAACAGCCAAAGCCTGGTCTGTCTGTTATTGACTGTTTTTGTGCAAGCTGAACGCAACACTCTGCGTGCTTTTATCCCGCGCTGCGTGATTGGGTCTGAAATTTTATTTCAACTCCgtgatgaaaataaagtgaaatagcAGTGAAATCTCAGCTCGGGCTCATTTAAACGAACAGCgcgcgagaaaaaaaaaaagaaaaaaaagaaaaaaaacttgagggggtgaaaaaaaaatccataaacaTTCATAATTTAACGCTTCATGACCCAGCACTACCCCTCCATTCTCTCTTCCTGTTGCACAAAtcacagcagcaaacacaccACATCTGTCTGGATACTGAGCATACGCTTTATTTTATGAGGCTCGTTGAGTTTCGTTTGGATGCTctgtgaaacaaaacacacgttTGAACCCCTCATCTGCTGATCCTGCTGATGAAGACGATGTGACACAACCTGAAGTTCCAGACTAGCGGTGTTAGTCAACCTTGAGATGGGCCCTTTCACTTTAGAACAGGGGTCCTCAAGGTTTTTCAGGCTaatgaccccaaactgatggagagattaagtagggaccccctacctactatatgtgctctatattaaacttggtctagcgctatttatgaatacatacatcattatcatttttgcattaaaaattaagctattcaaataatatacaggctaaaatattcattttcttatttcagaTATGCGCAACAGTATTTTGATtatgcaactgccataaacataataaataaatataaaatatgcaaTATATAGTTCgccttactaaaatatgttgaattcgtgttaatgtgtatttaaagaaatttttatttgtttgcaggaaaaaaatgtataaaaaacataaaaagaatgtctaatcaaccaaagattttgcgaccccctctTCTGTAGACCCCCCAGGGGTCCCAGAACCCCTGGTCCCCAGACCTGTGTTTTAGAACATCATGTAAAGTGCCCCATTGTGATACTCAACCaccagacagaaaaaataattagcaGCTAACCATTAATAATCAATTAACAGTCCAACTTTTTGagcaagaaaagtcaacagCCACTATATCTCATATGCAAATCTATTTTTGATGGACGGTTTTTCAAACAATccttttatgaataaaaaagtgaatttcGTGTGTATTATTAATAACAACAGAACTGGCACAGATTTAAAAGCCTCCATCTTGTAAACCAGAATCCGCTTGGTTAAATTTCGCAatttgtgtgcatctgtgtagTTCATCCCTGCATGCGCAATGAATGCAAACCAGATGCAAGGCTGCAGCTTCCACGGGCACAGGACTTCTGAGCCTCTGAAGAAGTTGCCCTTCTGcattttttctgcagcttcaaACACCAGCAATCTCGTCCCTCATCTTGTTTGGCATCCCTCTCCTCTTAGCTGAGGAAGTGCTGGGGCGCTGCTGTGTGGTCATCCCTCTTACTTTCCTGATGACTGATACAAATGCGGACAAGCCCAGGGCGGAAACAGGAGAGGATAAAAACTCCCGGGACTGCGGAGACGCATGGGGAGGAGTTGGGGTGTCACAGCGGTGCTCCTGCGGGTGTCTGCGCCCAATCTCAGAGGCCTCTGATTAAAGAATGATTTATAGGGTCTGGTCGGAGAGACCTGCTCAGCAATCCGTCTAGTGAATGAGATTTTTCCTCAGGAAGAGGGCGGGTAAATCAAACCTTGGGGCGAGAAGCTGCAAAGCTCAGCGACTGGGCTCTGTGATTAAATGTCATAATCGCCTCTGCCACGGTGCCCAGTTTGGCTTTTCAGAAGCACTGTCCAAAAATACGCCTAACTAAAATCACCGTTTGTTTCATTTACAGAACATATGTCTTGTTTAAGCTTATTACAGAACCGATTCTCATCTTTTTGGATTTATATGGAACAGAAGTGCAATGCAGAGGACGCCCTTTGTTTCTAACTTCCCAGATTAGAACAGTAATATTCAACTTTCATCtttaagaaacacattttttttctacactgtTTGTCTTCTGGAGCTGACTGTATGTAGGCCACACTTTGCTTGCTGACCACTCCATCAGCAGCACCGCCCATTAGTCAAAGGTAAGTGAAGCCTGTGGGGGGGTTGCAGCGTCTTTACTCTGATCAGACACCGAGAAACAGATGATCCACACAACTTTACATTGCAGAGGGATGAAGAATCACTCCCACAAATTCAGTTCAAACCTCTctgggtgaaaacaaaaagtgctCACACGtaactgttgttgtttggcG
This window of the Mugil cephalus isolate CIBA_MC_2020 chromosome 16, CIBA_Mcephalus_1.1, whole genome shotgun sequence genome carries:
- the LOC125022951 gene encoding heparan sulfate glucosamine 3-O-sulfotransferase 2-like, with translation MKEVFYFFPESVDSPSTEATYTIRVARSVRKSCTVHIHGEMAWVLLFTRLLPFSHRLRGTTIFLLSLLLSYLCYCALFPEGNSLFPVQKSGDPMPSCQRADGAKRRLQKSISCLLPLDVRTSGGEASRPKTDQRPPSALHIVLNDTPSPPMSNLKFGNKKLPNAIIVGVKKGGTRAVLEFIRIHPDVRAAGTETHFFDRNYDRGLEWYRSLMPRTLESQITMEKTPSYFVTKETPHRISAMSQDTKLIVVVRDPVTRAISDYTQTLSKTPDLPSFQELAFRNQSLGIVDMSWNAIRIGLYALHLENWLRYFPLAQIHFVSGERLITDPAGELARVQDFLGLKRIVTDKHFYFNRTKGFPCLKKPESSGSPRCLGKSKGRTHVQIDRDAIEQLRDFYRPYNVRFYEMVGHDFKWE